The sequence GCGAGGAGGTCGAAGCCGTCGTCAAAAATCCACAACAGATTGTTATTGAAGACGATATTTTTATCGCCCAGGCAATGCGAGGTAAAGGGCTGTTACGGATTCCCTTCGCTGATGTAGCTGGCACCAGACGCATTATCACCCTGTACTGGACTAATCAAGTTAACCGCTACTGGCAGGAGAACTAGCATGAATGTCAAATATGACGCTGAAGCCGATGTGCTGATTTTCATCATGAAAGATATCCCTCCCTATAATGCTATTTCTGAACCGGGCGGGGTGATTGTCAGCTATGACGAAAACGATGACCCAGTCAGTATCGAATTTCTCAACGCCTCAAAGCGCCAACTCTTCAACCCCAGTGAGACCGTGCTTCAAGTACTTAGTTAAATAGGTTTCAACCATGGCAAACACCATTCACCAGCACGGCAGCGGCGACAACGTTGCAGGCGACAAAGTGATGGGGCAAAAAATCGGCACCCAGGTCAACGGCGGCAACATTGGCAACCTAGTCAACGAAGCCAGCGGCAATGCCCAGGTAACCGCCACCAGCTTTAGCCAAACCAGCGGCACCACCACTGCCGAACTGCTCCAGATTGTCGATCGCCTG is a genomic window of Nodosilinea sp. E11 containing:
- a CDS encoding DUF4258 domain-containing protein, translating into MQIFWTKHAEERQQQWQQRLGITREEVEAVVKNPQQIVIEDDIFIAQAMRGKGLLRIPFADVAGTRRIITLYWTNQVNRYWQEN
- a CDS encoding DUF2283 domain-containing protein; its protein translation is MNVKYDAEADVLIFIMKDIPPYNAISEPGGVIVSYDENDDPVSIEFLNASKRQLFNPSETVLQVLS